TCACCGGGACACGACCCGAAGCCGGGTGATCTAGGCGTGGGCAGGTTGAAGCGTGGCGAAAGCTACGTGGAGGACCGCAAGCGGTGTTGATCTGCAAATCATTCGCGTGACCTGCGTCTCGTAGTGAAATGCTAATCTAACCCGGCATCAGCTGGTTCCTTCCGAAACATGTCGCAGCATGACCTGACTGGAGATCGTCTGTGGAGTAGAGCACTGATTGGCGGTTCCGGGGGGGAAACCCCTCGCCCGCTTGTCAAACTCCAAACCCACCGTCGTCTGAGAAAGTCGGAGTCCGGACTGCTGGGGTAAGCTTGTAGTCCGTAAGGGAGACAACCCAGCCCGTGGTTAAGGTCCCCAAGTGTCGACTAAGTGTTAACACTAAAGGGCGTCCCAAGCCCAAGACAGCTGGAAGGTTAGCTTAGAAGCAGCTATCCTTCAAAGAGTGCGTAACAGCTCACCAGTCGAGGTTTGGGGCCCCGAAAATTGACGGGGCTCAAGTCGACCACCGATACCACGGAGTACCGCAAGGTAATCTTGTAGGAAGGCGTTGCGTTCGGACAGAAGCAGGGCTGTGAAGTCCTGTGGACCGTTCGCAAACGAAAATCCTGGTAATAGTAGCAGCATAGAAGGGTGAGAATCCCTTCCGCCGAAGGGGCCAGGTTTCCTCGGCAATGTTCGTCAGCCGAGGGTTAGTCGGTCCTAAGACGTACCGTAACTCGAGTACGCCAAAAGGGAAACAGGTTAATATTCCTGTACCATTTAGCACTCATGTCTGACGTCTCAGGGCAGGCCGAGCGGAGTCGTCGCTCCGTCTAAGCAGCGAAACCCGTGGAGAGCCGTAATGGCGAGAAGCGGGTGAATCTGTTATGGCTAAAGTCGGTTACACCCAGGGACCCGTGAAAAGGCCGCTAAATGTCCGTACCGAGAACTGACACAGGTGCCCCTGGCTGAAAAGGCCAAGGCGTGTCGGAGTAATTCAGTTAAGGGAATTCGGCAAATTAGCTCCGTAACTTCGGGAGAAGGAGTGCCTGCTGTGAAGACAGCAGGTCGCAGTGACCAGGGGGCTCCAACTGTCTAATACCAACATAGGAGATTGCAAACCTGTAAAGGCTAGTACAATCTCTGAATCCTGCTCAGTGCAGGTACCTGAAACCCCGGTTCAACGGGAAGAAGGGCCTGTAAACAGCGGGGGTAACTATGACCCTCTTAAGGTAGCGTAGTACCTTGTCGCTTAATTGGCGACTTGCATGAATGGATCAATGAGAGCCCTACTGTCCCTAACTGGAATCCGGTGAAGCTTACATTCTAGTGCACAGTCTAGAGACCTCTAGGGGGAAGTGAAGACCCCGTGGAGCTTTACTGCAGCCTGTCGCTGGGTTGTGGTTCTGGATGTACAGAGTAGGTAGGAGGCGTCGAAGCGGTTGCGCCAGCATCCGTGGAGCCATCAATGGGACACTACCCTTCTGGGACCGCGACCCTAACTCTGAGAAGAGGACCCCGATAGGTGGGCAGTTTGCCTGGGGCGGGACGCCCTTGAAAAGATATCAAGGGCGCGCAATGGTTGACTCAAGTGGGTCGGAAACTCACTGAAGAGTGCAAGAGCATAAGTCAGCCTGACGTTATTCAGCACAGTAGTGGATGACGAGACGAAAGTCGGTTCTAGCGAACTTTTGTGCCTCCTTGGTGGGGGCCAAAAATGACAGAAAAGTTACCCCGGGGATAATTGAGTCGTTGCCGGCAAGAGTACATATCGACCCGGCAGCTTGCTACCTCGATGTCGGTTCTTTCCATCCTGGCCGTGCAGCATCGGCCAAGGGTGAGGTTGTTCGCCTATTAAAGGAGATCGTGAGCTGGGTTTAGACCGTCGTGAGACAGGTCGGTTACTATCTACTAGAGGTGTCTGAGGTCTGCGGGTAAGCTGCTTTTAGTACGAGAGGAACCAAGCAGCGGCGCCACTGGTGTACCGGTTGTTCGACAGGGCATTGCCGGGCAGCTACGCGCTAAGGAATAAGAGCTGAATGCATCTAAGCTCGAAATCTGACCTAAAACGAGACCTCATTAAGGATTCCGGTAAAAGACCGGTTTGATAGAAACGGGATGTAAGCACCAAGGCAACGAGGTGTTCAGTCCGCGTTTACTAACCATCCGTTCCTTTCCTAATCCGGTTCAGGCGAAATCCAGTCTGCAGCACCATACATGACTTAATCATTAGTTTGTCTTTGGCTATAGACAAATTTCCTCAATCCCATTTATAGGAGAGTGTGGCGGCCATAGCGGCAGGGTCACTCCTGTACCCATCCCGAACACAGCAGATAAGCCTGCCCGCGTTCCTGACTGTACTGAAGTGCGCGAGCCTTCGGGAACTCTGGATCGCTGCCATGCTCACCCTATCATTCTAATCTTTTCTAAAAATGGTTTTTTTAAAACTGATTTTCTAATAGTGATTTTGTATCTTTTTGATGTGGATCCCAGTTATCGACTGTATTATCCACCTGAGCGAGGCGCATGACTGCTTTACCGCGTTTGTAAAATAAAAATTTATAAAAATGAAAAGGAATACATAGGCCCTTTGCATTTGAACAATACGACTATTTATCCACAGATGGACTATTTATTCACAGATCAATCTATCCACAGATTAACCTTCTTGGGAACTGAGGAAAAAGACTCAACTCAAAGAAAGTCTCGACTTCTTCGGCTCTAAGGGTATCCGGAATGCAGAGCCATAACCCTACCGAGACAGGACATGGAGCTCGTTAAAAAAATTATTGAAAAAAGTCAGGCAGAAGAAAGTGCCACAATGGCTTCTGCCAGATCTCCGTTTGAATCTTGCAAAGCTTTCCGGGCTTCATCTTCAGAAACGCCGGTTTGCTCCATTACGAGTTTTATATCTTCAGCGGGAATCTCCAGTTCTTTTGGAACTTCTTTTGCGTCACCTACAATCTGGTATGTTTCCGAGCCCTGGACTGTCATTATGCTGACGTTTGCATTCTCTATAATAATATTAGAGTCCGCAGTCTTTATGACTACTTCCTGAACATCCTTGAGCTCTTTAACATCAATTCCCATCTGTTTCATCATCTGCTTCATCTTAGCCGGGTTCATACCCCGGCCCCCTATCCCTCCCATTCCTGGGAACATAGACTTGCTTCTCCTTTATTTTCGTTTACTTTTTCAGGTTCGGGTTCAATACATTCAGCGCGATTTTACTTTTCTTAATGGCATCCGCCGCAGGTGCCGCATCCACCGCCAGCTGAGGGGTTGCGGATAAGAAAACCTTTTCCGTTTTCGTCCTCAATAAAGTCGATGCTGCCCTCAGAGAAGCCTCTTTCTATTTCTTTTGCCATAACAAGTTTTATCCCGTTACTTTCCATAGTGATGTCGTCTTCCTTCTGTTCATCGTCAAAAGCTAATCCATACTGAATTCCGCTGCAGGCAACCCCGGCAACAAAAATTCTGAGAGCAAGTTCAGGTTTTCCTTCTTGTTCAAGCAGTGCTTTCAATTCTGCAGCAGCTTTGTCTGTTACTTCTATCATTTACGCACCTCTTTTTTACTTTCCATATTTTACAAAAATTTATGTGTTTTATTTTCTATAAGATGCCAACCGTTACAGCTTACAGATAATTTCCAAACGTTATATACTCTTGCATCGGGCGAATATAACGTTTATTGTAAAATTGCGCTTTTTCCCTGAAAGAGTCTTTTTCACAGGAAGCTGGAAGGGCAGAGTGTGGATTCTTTTTCAGAGAATCTTTACGTTGCCAATATATAAAAATATATTTTCTATTTTATATATTTTTCTCCTAATATTTTTTTGCATTTAAAATCACAGAAACTCGGCATCTTCATCAACAGGCTCCTCAAGAACCTTTGCATTATAAGCATTAATCTCCAGAGAATTGCGTTTCCCTTTCACTTCCCAGATGGGAATGTATACAAGCTCCAGATCAAGCTGTACCTCTTCAGATTTTGGTCTGATGCTCCTGTGTTCATATATAACAGCCTGTCCTTCTGTATTGTTAAAGCGTATCTCGCGTGTATTCTCTTCTATTATTAAGTCCAGAAGAATCTTTTCTGCCTGTTTTTTATCCACGTTCGGTCTTTTTAACTCATACTGTACGGCAGGAATCCTTGTAGGTGCAGCCAGTCCTTCGATTTCCATCTCTTCTTTTGATTTGTTTAAAGCGTTAAGAAAACCTTTCCCTTTTCCTGCAATACTCAGTACCTTTGACCTGAAGCGTTTTTCTGCTTCAACACTATATTTGTATTTCCAGAAAGGCACAAATTTCAAAATCGCATCCCTAGGGCTGCTTACATGGGGTTTTGCAATAATCATCGCCTGCTTTTTAGAAATTCTTGGCTCTACGGATTGTATATTCAGCATTTCGTAAGATTCGATATCTGAAACCTCAACCTGTTCTGATTTCCTTAAATCTTTTCTCTCCTCAAAGCCCCATATTCCGAATCGATTCTCAAAAGAAGGTTTATCGGTTTCGATTTGCTGACTCTGAGAGGGCAGGATTTCTCCGTTAGGGTAAGAAGACTTCTGTCTGAGCTTTTCTTTTGGATTCCAGTTTTTTACTAGCTCAAAAGCTGGTTGCCTGTACGGGTCTCGTGTTTCATTTGCTGGCAGTATTCCCGGTTCTGGATACGAAACCTTTGATTTTCTTTCCAGATTTACAAGCACCGCTCTTCCAATTTGAAGAGCCAGTTCATCCCTATCCCATACATAAATCCCAAATTCAGCTGCGTAATCGATTAATTCTTCAGACCCCTTCCCGGTCATTACGTAAATTCCTGTACAATCTCCTATTTTTTCGGAAAAGGATTTTATTTCCTCGCAATCTGGCTGCAGGGCACACCTGATATAAGCCTGATGCCCGTTTTTCTCCACAAGAATATCACACTGGCTGCATATTGTGACATTATATCCGGAGGATTTAAAAATATCAACAAGGATTTCTAAAAGGTCTTGCTTCATGATTCTCACATTCTTATAACCTGCACATCTAAAATAGTTTATGTTTGCACCTGAAAGTACAATAATTTGGCATTCTCTATTATAAACTACTCTTTTGCTTTATTATACATCTTCAATAATATGAAAAGGTACATATATTTAAGAGACTAAATTCTAACCAGATAGTATGAGTGGAATCAGGTTTGGAACGGATTCCTTTTCCACATATGAAGAAGGAATAAAGAAAGAGTGGATTGTAGGAAACGGACTCGGGGGATACGCCTCATCTACAATTATAGGGGCGGGAACAAGGACTTATCACGGACTGCTTGTGGCAGCTCCGGAAAACTCTCCAGGAAGGTTCGTACTGCTTTCCTCTCTTGATGAGGAAATTGCGATTAATGACGAAGTTTATAGGTTGGCAACCCATAAGTATCCGGGTACTGTTTTTCCTTCAGGGCTCAATTATCTTTCCAAATTTATTCTTGCTCCATTTCCTCTCTGGGTTTATCACCCAGGCGCTTTTACCGTGAAGAAAAAAGTTTTCATGATTCACAACAGCAATACGACCTGTGTTCTGTATGATATCAGGGCCAGAAGAGATGGAGCTCTGCTGAGAATCTTTCCGCTGGTAAATTCTAGAAATTTCCACCACACTGCTCGCTCAGGAGATATCTCTTTCTCTCAGGAAGCCAGTCCTGCAGGAGTAAAACTGGAAAGTTCTAACGGTTTTGCTTTCTCGCTTTCTTCCAATCTCCAGTACCATTCTGATCCCAAATGGTACTATAACTTTGAGTATGATACTGAAAAACAAAGGGGACTTAACTTCCAGGAAGACAACTTTAATCCGGGTTATTTCGAAAGTAAACTCAAACCAGGAACATCTCATTTTTTTATTGCCGCTTCAACAGAAGATATTTCTTCTCTGACGCTAGAGCAGGTTGAGGAGCTCTATACAAGGGAAGTATACAGGCAAAATCTTCTTGCCTTTAATTCAAGACTTACCGAGCCTTTTGCTCTCAAGCTTCTCAGGGCAACCGACTCCTTTATAGTGAAAAATCCCTCATCAGGTGAAAATACGGTGATTGCGGGATATCACTGGTTTTCTGACTGGGGGCGGGATACCATGATCTCCATACCTGGCCTGCTTTTAATTCCTCGCCGCTTCGAAGAGGCAAAATCCATTCTCAAAAATTATTCCAAATACTGTAGGAGAGGTCTGATCCCAAATGCTTTTCTGTCTCTTGGGGGAGAACCGATTTACAATACTGTGGATGCTTCTCTCTGGTTTATTCACGTCCTGGGCAGGTATTTCGCATATACAAAAGACTTCCTTTTCCTCTCGGATGTCTGGGAAACCGTGGATTGTATAATAAATAATTATCGTAAGGGTACGGACTTTGGAATCGGCATGGACTCTGATTATCTAATCCGGCAGGGCCCTCAGTTAACCTGGATGGATGCTAAAGTCGGGGAACAGGCAATAACTCCAAGAGAAGGCAAAGCCTGTGAAATCAACGCTCTCTGGTACAATGCCCTGAAGACTGCCTCCAGTCTGGGCACCTTTCTAGAAAAAAATATTTCTTTTTATGAAACTCTTGCAGCTGGGGTAGCCTCAAACTTTGAGAACGTTTTCTGGAATCCGGAAAAAAACTGCCTTTTTGACCTTGTATCTCAGGACGAAGCAGGAAATGAGGTTAAAGATCCTGCAATTCGTCCCAATCAAATCTTTGCAGTGGCTTTACCCTATACCATGCTTTCGCCTGAAAAAGAGAAAGCGATAGTGGATAGAGTTGAGAAAGATCTCCTGATTCCCTTCGGGCTTAGGACCCTCTCGACAGATCACCCTCTGTATAAAGGACGTTATCAGGGGGATCCAGCAACTAGAGATGCAGCCTACCACAATGGCACTGCCTGGCCCTGGCTCCTTGGCGCTTATGTGAAAGCTTACCGGAAGGTCCACAACTATTCAAAAGAAAGCCTCGAAGATATGCGGGCTCTTCTGCAGGGCTTTGATGCGCACCTTGAAACCGCAGGCATTGGCACCATCTCTGAGGTGTTTGATGGAGATTATCCTCACTCTCCGGGTGGCTGTATCTCTCAAGCTTGGAGTGTTGCAGAAATCCTGAGAGCATATGTAGAGGATGTGCTGGGAATCAAACCCTGAGATAAGAGTCACATGTACTGTCGTTTCTTTGCAGCATCCTTCAAAATTCATTCCCTCTCTTTTTTATACTTGTTTTACAATCTATCCCCCATGATTGATTTTGATTCCTTAAAAACCGAGAACGGTCTGATCCTTGCTATTGTTCAGGATCAGCTTAGCAAGGAGGTACTGATGTGCGCCTATATGAATCGGGAGGCCCTCGAGAAAACTGTAGAGACCGGAATAGCACATTTCTGGAGCCGGAGCAGGCAACAGTTATGGAAAAAAGGAGAGACTTCAGGACATGTGCAGAAAGTAAAAGAGATCAGAATTGATTGCGACATGGATTCTCTCCTTATGCTGGTTGAACAAACAGGTGGAGCCTGCCATATGGGGTACAGATCCTGTTTTTATCGAAAATTAGACGGAAAGGTTATAGGGGAGAAAGTCTTCGAACCGGAAGACGTTTATTAAGTTAATCAAGTTTCGAGAAATGGAGAATATCTCACTTCTCATTTATTTCAGTTTATTTCTTCTTTTATTTATACTCTTATTTCTTATCCACTTTGTTCCTCCTTTTTTCTTTTATCCTTCTCCTTTTTCTTTATCTATATATTTTATTTCTCAGCCTTTCGGTTTCTCAGTATCTCCAAAACCTTATTTTCTTCCTGCACAGTTTTTTAGCTTTTTTCTTCTAAAATAAATTGTCAGAAGTTTTCTTATATACCTTCCGGCTCTATATCCCCTTATATGGCTGATGACAAGCGGATATGGAGGATTGTTCCAGATACGAGTGTAATTATTGACGGAAGGCTTTCGGCTCGCATTAGAGACGGGGACTTCAGAGGTGCCGAGATTATAATTCCCGAAGCTGTGGTATCGGAACTTGAAGCCCAGGCAAATAAGGGCAGAGAAATAGGGTTTAAAGGGCTTGAAGAGCTTCTGGAACTCCGCAAGCTGGCAGAAAGAGACGAGATTCTCCTTCAGTTCAGCGGGGTTCAGCCCACGCTAGAGGAGATAAAGCTATCTAAAGAGGGCAGGGTAGATGCTCTTATCCGAAGTACAGCTATTGATGCAGGAGGGCTGTTTGTAAGTGCAGATAGGGTGCAGTCTCTTATAGCTAAAGCAAAGGGCCTTAATGTCGAGTACATGCATCCCAAAACCCTGGATCCGTCTGAGCTTACGCCTCTAAAAATAGAGCATTTTTTCACGGATGATACGATGTCCGTACACCTCAAAAATGGGGTTCCTCCTATGGCCAAGAAGGGACCAATAGGGGATATACGCTATGTAGTGATTCGTGATGAACCTGTTACTTCTGCAGAACTTTCCAGTATATCTAGAGAACTTATTGAAAGGGCGAGGCTGGATCCCGAATCTTTTATCGAGATGTCATCAAGTGGAGCAACTGTCTTGCAAATCCGAAACATGCGTATCGCAATTGTCCACCCGCCTTTTTCCGATGATATGGAAATTACAGCTGTCAGGCCAACTGTAGTTGTAGATCTTGAGCAATATCGGCTAAGCGATAAACTCAAAGAACGGATTGTAGGCCAGCGAGGAATTCTTATTGCTGGTCCGCCTGGAGCCGGAAAGTCTACTTTTGCCGCAGGAATTGCCCGATACCTGAACGACCGTGGGCAGGTGGTCAAAACGATGGAATCCCCAAGAGACCTTCAGGTACCTCCTGAAATCACTCAGTATTCACCTCTGAATGGCAGGATGGAAGACACTGCGGATCTTTTGCTTCTGGTCAGGCCGGATTATACTATATATGATGAGGTCCGGAAGACCAGCGATTTTCTGATTTTTGCAGATATGCGGCTTGCAGGCGTGGGGATGATTGGAGTTGTGCATGCAACCAGGGCAGTAGATGCCGTTCAGCGTCTGATTGGAAGGGTCGAACTTGGTGTAATCCCGCAAGTAGTGGACACCGTTATTTTTATCGATAAAGGAGAAGTTGCAAAGGTTCTGGTGCTTGAATTTACGGTTAAAGTGCCTCATGGGATGACTGAACAGGATCTTGCAAGACCGGTAATAGTTATTGCAGATTTTGAGACCAGAAGAGTTGAGTATGAGATATATACCTATGGCGAACAGGTTGTTGTTATGCCAGTAGGACCTCCTACTGAACTCAGGAAACCTTCTTGGAAGCTTGCAGAAGAAGAAATAAGGAACGTTATTAGCAGGTACGCATCCGGTCCTGTTGAAGTGGAAATGACTTCAGATGACAGTTCAATCGTAAAGGTTCGAGATGATGATGTGCGAAAAGTTATCGGCAAAGGTGGAAATGTCATTGACCGGATCGAAAATATGCTTGGCCTTCATATTGATGTCAGAGAGCTGGAAATCGAAGCTCCGAGAGCTGCAAGGGGCAGGAAATATGGAGCTGAAAGCCGGGCTCCCCGGGAGAAACGAAGAGCATCCAGCTTTGAAGAGGTGCCTGTTGTCTCTTCTGTTCATCCTTTCATCGAAAGAAATAAGAAACACCTGATTCTTGGAGCCCCGGAACTTGCAGGAAAGGATGTAGAAGTCTATATTGCAGACGAGTACCTTTTCAGTGCAACGGTGAGCCGGCATGGAGATGTAAAACTCAGGGCGAACTCGGACCTTGCTTCCGATATTATAGACGCTCAGGATAGGGGAGAACCGATTGAGATAAGGCTTATCTGATCTCTTCCTGTTTCCTCTTTTTGAGCTATTTTTCTCTTCTCTTTTTACAATCTACTTTTTATCCTTCCTCTTCTTTTTTCTGCTATTGATTTATTTTATTATTTTATACAGATACTCAATAATTTTATATACTGTAGATCCTGATTCTGTAATAGAAAATTAAAGGGGTTATGGTCTGAATGAATAAGTCACATCAAGCAGAGCCGGAAATCAGGGAGGATTTCCAGGGAAGAATTGAGGTTTTTGACCAGAGCATAAGGAGTTTTGAAAAACGACTCAGGGCAGTTGAGAGGCGCCTTTCTATGGAAATCCCTCCTGGAGTGCAGGCTGGAAGAATTTATTCCAGAAATTTATCAGGATTTTTCCCTGAAAGAAACGAAGGAAGTATCGCCGCATACTCTTCTATTCTCCCACAGGTCTCGTCGGTTTCTCCTGAGTCTCCTATTCGCGGAAATCCTTTTCTTTCAGATCTGGTTCCTCCAACTTCGGAAGGAAATGCCTCAAGTTTTGGATTCAGTGCAGTACTTCCTTCAGGCGAGCCTATGAATCCCTCAATGGCTTATGCTGACAATTCTTCTGAAATTTCCGGAACTGGTTATAAAATAAAAGATATAAATGAAGTTTTCTCCAGCATCACAGAAGGCCTCCGTTCTCTCCATGCTACAATATCCGAGTTATCGAATTTTACCCACAACAGTCTCGAGCCTGAGATCGAAAAATTAAACACTGAACTTCGTACTCTCAAGGCTCAGGAAGATACGAAAAATAAATATATAAAGGAACTTGAATCCCGCATAAAAATCCTTGAGAGTCAGAACAGGCTCACTTTCGGCTCTATGAAAATTCCATTTGAGATCTCAGGAGTTATCGGCTCTTCAGCTCTTTTCCTTACCGCCCTCCTTATATGGGCTGGTCGGTGGGATGTCATAAGGTCTCCTTATTTCTCCACTGCACTTGCTGTGCTAATGGCAGGAGCCGTTTTTATGAAATTTTATATGGCTAACCGAAGAGAGAAAACGCTGGCAGATGAGTTATGAATTAAGAAGAACTTGTGTGTATTAACTATTAGTTTTGAGTAGAGTGCGGCTTCTTCTTAGCTTCGAGTTATCTTTAAAAAATAGTCGCTGTCAAAATCCCTGTACCCTTCTCTCATTATTTTTATCTTGATATATCCTTCAGCTTTTCCCGGAGGAAGTTCAGGATTGGAAATCTTCAATGTTACCTTACCTTCAAGGTCGGTAACGCCTGAATAGGCTTTTTTCCTATCAGGACTCCAGGCAATCACATTTGCATCCCCTATCCCGCAGTTCTCGCTGTCAAACACTTTTACAGGCAGGCTCAGATCTATTTCTTTTTTGATTTCTTCTTCAGGTGAAGGCAAAGAAAACGCACTTATATTCGTTGTCGCATACATGGGTTTAGGAGGAGTAGGAGCATCGCTGACAGCTGAAAGAACTGCATAGAAACCTATGAGGCCAATAACTGTGAACACGACAATTCTTATTGGAAGCCCCAGGGTTCCAGTCTCATTATTTTTCAGTTCTCCACTTAGCATGTGAAACCTCTCCCTGCAGTTTTGTTGTGTGCAGTTCTTTTATGCAGTTCTTTTATTACGCGCAGTTGTCTTATTGCCTTAAATTCTATTTCCGTAAGATCTCAAATCATCTCGTCTTAATGATCAGAATGGCATCCTTTTTCTCGTAGTCGTAGAAACCGTCAGCTACGACCTTCAGGTCCATTGTCCCTTCGTTCTGGTTTGGATCAAGCCTGATTCTCGCGTTATCCGGAGTTGTTAGGAAAGTGATTCCATTGGCGTCCGTAGTATTCGAGGCTGCCCCGCCAAGCCCTCTCAGAATAACGTTTGCATTCCGTACCGGATTTCCGTCGTTGTCAGTTGCTTTTACCACTACGGTTATGGCAAGAGAGTTTTCTGCGGTACTGGAATCCACTATTATTGAGTTCCCTTTAGCAAGAGTACTTCCTCTAAGCCCTGCATTTTCCACAAACACCGACATCTCCTTTGTCGGGGTCGGCATGATCGAAATCAGCGTTGCAAGGGCAACCATCCCGACAACAAGCATAACGACAATATTAATCGGAAGCTCCATAGCTTTTTCATCATGTTTAAAAAATTTGAATTTTTTCATGTATTGTCTCTATTCAACTTTCTTAAATTATTCACTCTAAACTGTATTAATTTTTTGCTGAATAACTTTGCTTTTCTCAATACATCGGGGCGTGGAGGTCATGAATGTTCCACCAGTACAAGTTGTCAGGCAATTAAGCTTCAGGGTGAAAAATAACAAAAATAAAGCGTTTAAAGTCTTTCAATTGAAAAAGAGAGACTCTATTTATTACTTCTAGTAATCGTCTAACTGCCTCTTTAGGTTGAGAAGTAAAACAATTTCAGAGAAAGCACTTGGAGCTTATAATATAGTAGCAACTGCACACCTCTGGTAAAGGCTAGAAGCTCTTGAGTGTGGCCCAGAAGTCTAGGAAATAAAGATTTCTTCATAGATTAACTTAGACAAGGCTTTGACCCAGGCTCAATGGGAGGCCGTCAAAGCTTGGGAGCAGGTCCATCCCTGGAAACAGGTGTATGTAATAGTTTGTGAAGAAGTGGGGCCTGAGTAATTTTTAGTCTATTTTTATACATGGCGATTTGAATAATATATTTTTAATTAGTTATTTTAGGAATGCGCTTTAGAAACAAATCTTAGAGGGTCTTATTCAGCCTGATAGTGAAAAATAAAAGTAAAGTCTGACCTAAACTTGACAATAATCCTAGATCCACTTGTGATCTTTTCATCTCATTTACTTCCTTGGTTCAGTGGAATTTACATTCCAGATAAATATAAGGTAATAGTGTTGTTGATGCCTTTGATCGCATGTTGATAGCAGTTGCTCCTTATAAGACAATGCCAGTTGCTAAATCCGATGAGGTACTGTCCTGTTTACATTACTCAAACAAATTAATGACCACCATTAGTATTCAGTCTGTCTATAGAATCTGCACCGTCAGATCCATACCATTTTGACACTAAGTTGTGACTCTACATTTTGGATGGATGATATAATCCCAACTCTAAATCCGGATGCTCCTCCTCGGTCTCCTCCCCATAGCAGTCCAACAGCTGTTGTCCGATCTGAGTCTCTTAAGACTACAGATCCAGAATCTCCGTGGTCACAGAAAAAACCGTTGTTACTGTCGGGATACCCCATGACTAGTGCTTGATCTATAACATAGCGATTTGACGGTCCGGCCATCCATTGGTGCGCACAATTGACATCAATGACAAACCCTTTAGTTAGACGGGTCCTAAAACCCCTTTTACAGACCCCTTCCCCCTTTTTACACCAAGCGGTGGCCGTTATACGATCGATCAAAATTGCTGGAGGGTCTTGGTCGACAATTTCTGAAGACAAGGTACGTCCATATTCGAGTGCGGGAACCAGTGTGAAAACCGCGGCATCGACAAGACCCACTAAAATCGGTGAAAAAGGAAGAGGTGGAGTTTGGGGGTAGTCTACCCGCACAACACGGCCAATATTGTCATCTGGAGGAATAGCAGTGGTTCCGGGTATGAAAACTCCAGGGGGATGATCTGGCTGCCAGACTGTGAAGGGAAAACTGGAATTTAGATTTCCCACCACGTGAAAGCAGCTCAATCCAAGGAGTTCGCCTGTGTTTGAGTCTTGGACCACAGCGCCGAGAGTTCCATATTCCCCAATTTTAGGGTTAATTATCTTGATTCCGCCCACTATCGGGTTATAGCGATTATTGTCCGGGAGAACGAGAGGTTCAACATGTGACTCGATAAAGCAGACTCTGAGGCCTCCCATTAACTCGAGTATATGAAACGGTATCTGAGGTACCTGAGATATATCAGTAACATAAACTCGAATGGCCACTTCGTCATGTAGTATCCCATTCTCTTCGAGCATGCCTATACCGACTCCGACGACTCCAGGCAAGGCCAGAATTGGCCATTCGACAAGTTTCTTGGCTGCAATCATTTCGGCAGTGATTTCCATGATATCTCCTCTTTCAACCACATTTGATTCAAAGTAGTTTACATTCAGGAAAATAATGCATACTAATTT
This region of Methanosarcina flavescens genomic DNA includes:
- a CDS encoding nascent polypeptide-associated complex protein, which translates into the protein MFPGMGGIGGRGMNPAKMKQMMKQMGIDVKELKDVQEVVIKTADSNIIIENANVSIMTVQGSETYQIVGDAKEVPKELEIPAEDIKLVMEQTGVSEDEARKALQDSNGDLAEAIVALSSA
- a CDS encoding HesB/IscA family protein, which produces MIEVTDKAAAELKALLEQEGKPELALRIFVAGVACSGIQYGLAFDDEQKEDDITMESNGIKLVMAKEIERGFSEGSIDFIEDENGKGFLIRNPSAGGGCGTCGGCH
- a CDS encoding amylo-alpha-1,6-glucosidase, whose translation is MSGIRFGTDSFSTYEEGIKKEWIVGNGLGGYASSTIIGAGTRTYHGLLVAAPENSPGRFVLLSSLDEEIAINDEVYRLATHKYPGTVFPSGLNYLSKFILAPFPLWVYHPGAFTVKKKVFMIHNSNTTCVLYDIRARRDGALLRIFPLVNSRNFHHTARSGDISFSQEASPAGVKLESSNGFAFSLSSNLQYHSDPKWYYNFEYDTEKQRGLNFQEDNFNPGYFESKLKPGTSHFFIAASTEDISSLTLEQVEELYTREVYRQNLLAFNSRLTEPFALKLLRATDSFIVKNPSSGENTVIAGYHWFSDWGRDTMISIPGLLLIPRRFEEAKSILKNYSKYCRRGLIPNAFLSLGGEPIYNTVDASLWFIHVLGRYFAYTKDFLFLSDVWETVDCIINNYRKGTDFGIGMDSDYLIRQGPQLTWMDAKVGEQAITPREGKACEINALWYNALKTASSLGTFLEKNISFYETLAAGVASNFENVFWNPEKNCLFDLVSQDEAGNEVKDPAIRPNQIFAVALPYTMLSPEKEKAIVDRVEKDLLIPFGLRTLSTDHPLYKGRYQGDPATRDAAYHNGTAWPWLLGAYVKAYRKVHNYSKESLEDMRALLQGFDAHLETAGIGTISEVFDGDYPHSPGGCISQAWSVAEILRAYVEDVLGIKP
- the hisI gene encoding phosphoribosyl-AMP cyclohydrolase, with protein sequence MIDFDSLKTENGLILAIVQDQLSKEVLMCAYMNREALEKTVETGIAHFWSRSRQQLWKKGETSGHVQKVKEIRIDCDMDSLLMLVEQTGGACHMGYRSCFYRKLDGKVIGEKVFEPEDVY
- a CDS encoding PINc/VapC family ATPase; protein product: MADDKRIWRIVPDTSVIIDGRLSARIRDGDFRGAEIIIPEAVVSELEAQANKGREIGFKGLEELLELRKLAERDEILLQFSGVQPTLEEIKLSKEGRVDALIRSTAIDAGGLFVSADRVQSLIAKAKGLNVEYMHPKTLDPSELTPLKIEHFFTDDTMSVHLKNGVPPMAKKGPIGDIRYVVIRDEPVTSAELSSISRELIERARLDPESFIEMSSSGATVLQIRNMRIAIVHPPFSDDMEITAVRPTVVVDLEQYRLSDKLKERIVGQRGILIAGPPGAGKSTFAAGIARYLNDRGQVVKTMESPRDLQVPPEITQYSPLNGRMEDTADLLLLVRPDYTIYDEVRKTSDFLIFADMRLAGVGMIGVVHATRAVDAVQRLIGRVELGVIPQVVDTVIFIDKGEVAKVLVLEFTVKVPHGMTEQDLARPVIVIADFETRRVEYEIYTYGEQVVVMPVGPPTELRKPSWKLAEEEIRNVISRYASGPVEVEMTSDDSSIVKVRDDDVRKVIGKGGNVIDRIENMLGLHIDVRELEIEAPRAARGRKYGAESRAPREKRRASSFEEVPVVSSVHPFIERNKKHLILGAPELAGKDVEVYIADEYLFSATVSRHGDVKLRANSDLASDIIDAQDRGEPIEIRLI
- a CDS encoding Ig-like domain-containing protein codes for the protein MKKFKFFKHDEKAMELPINIVVMLVVGMVALATLISIMPTPTKEMSVFVENAGLRGSTLAKGNSIIVDSSTAENSLAITVVVKATDNDGNPVRNANVILRGLGGAASNTTDANGITFLTTPDNARIRLDPNQNEGTMDLKVVADGFYDYEKKDAILIIKTR